A genomic window from Neorickettsia sennetsu str. Miyayama includes:
- the trxA gene encoding thioredoxin — translation MDELKDFSTQVSGVSGLVLLDFWADWCAPCKQLIPILEAFAESAENVKVYKVNIDGPGQDLAVSNGVRAVPTLILFKDGKIVDRKVGSLSLSQLKEWVATFS, via the coding sequence ATGGATGAACTGAAAGATTTTTCAACACAGGTTTCTGGGGTTTCAGGGCTTGTTCTTTTGGATTTTTGGGCGGATTGGTGTGCGCCATGTAAGCAGTTAATTCCTATACTTGAGGCTTTTGCGGAATCCGCTGAAAATGTGAAGGTATATAAAGTCAATATAGATGGTCCTGGTCAGGATTTGGCTGTCTCTAATGGTGTAAGGGCTGTTCCAACGTTGATCCTGTTTAAAGATGGGAAAATCGTGGATCGTAAAGTTGGGTCTCTTTCGTTGTCGCAACTCAAAGAATGGGTTGCCACGTTCTCTTAG
- the metG gene encoding methionine--tRNA ligase, which translates to MRYYVTTPVYYVNDNPHIGHAYSSLIADVLTRALRLAGHEVRFTTGTDEHGQKVQNTAKKHGKCEIDFVNHVSRRFRDLCVAMHYDFSDFIRTTETRHKEAVQTLWSTLSKNNSISLGEYSGWYSERDEAFYTEAELQNSLAPTGSPVSWTKEACYFFKLSQFSEPLKKLYAENPTFIQPKSRFNEMLAFLNTGMHDLSISRTRVQWGINVPDNPTHTVYVWLDALTNYISSVGYPNTSADSLFSAFWDNARIIHIIGKDILRFHSIYWPAFLTAANLKTPDVILAHGWWLNDGEKISKSLGNIIDPFELISEFGVDPVRYFFIREITVGKDGNFSKVNLKERINSELADNIGNLLHRTLTLTAKLLGPKVSEIYESENELLEFAYSLATEYKNDIELLDLNSSLDRIIQLSNKANEYISMEEPWKLKEKPETAGRILHSVLEALRIIAIGLQPFVPQSASTMLDLLAVPPEERKLANMNKESRIRPGTQIKLPASPLFRKHQ; encoded by the coding sequence ATGCGCTATTACGTTACCACTCCAGTGTATTATGTAAATGATAATCCACATATAGGTCACGCATACAGCAGCTTGATAGCTGATGTACTGACAAGAGCACTTAGATTAGCCGGTCATGAAGTACGTTTCACAACAGGAACCGATGAGCACGGACAAAAAGTGCAAAATACAGCCAAAAAACATGGAAAATGTGAAATAGACTTTGTAAACCATGTAAGTAGACGCTTTCGTGATTTATGCGTGGCAATGCATTACGATTTCTCTGACTTCATACGCACAACCGAAACTAGACATAAAGAAGCTGTTCAAACATTGTGGAGCACCCTAAGTAAGAATAACTCTATTTCCCTGGGTGAGTACTCAGGATGGTACTCCGAGAGAGACGAAGCCTTTTATACAGAAGCCGAACTGCAGAACAGCCTTGCTCCAACAGGGTCACCCGTGTCGTGGACAAAAGAAGCATGTTACTTTTTTAAACTCTCTCAATTCTCTGAACCGCTAAAGAAGCTTTATGCTGAGAATCCAACATTTATACAACCAAAAAGTAGATTCAATGAGATGCTGGCCTTCCTTAATACTGGTATGCACGACCTATCCATTTCTAGAACTCGAGTCCAGTGGGGAATAAATGTTCCAGATAACCCAACACACACAGTGTATGTCTGGCTTGATGCACTAACGAATTATATATCTTCCGTTGGCTACCCTAATACAAGTGCTGACTCTTTATTTTCCGCTTTTTGGGACAATGCACGCATAATACACATAATAGGAAAGGACATATTACGCTTCCACTCAATATACTGGCCAGCCTTCCTTACGGCAGCAAATTTGAAAACGCCCGATGTGATACTTGCACACGGCTGGTGGCTTAATGATGGCGAAAAAATTTCGAAATCACTTGGAAACATAATAGACCCATTCGAATTAATTTCTGAATTTGGTGTAGATCCAGTACGATATTTCTTTATAAGAGAAATAACAGTTGGGAAAGATGGTAACTTCAGCAAGGTAAATTTAAAAGAACGAATCAATAGTGAACTAGCTGACAATATAGGAAACCTTTTACATAGGACACTCACTTTAACAGCTAAGTTACTCGGCCCAAAAGTGAGTGAGATCTACGAATCAGAAAATGAGCTCCTAGAATTTGCGTACTCGCTAGCTACAGAGTACAAAAATGACATCGAACTACTCGACCTTAATAGCAGTTTGGACAGGATAATACAACTTTCCAATAAGGCAAACGAATATATATCCATGGAAGAGCCCTGGAAACTAAAGGAAAAACCTGAAACAGCAGGTAGAATCTTACATTCAGTACTGGAAGCACTCAGAATAATTGCTATAGGACTTCAGCCATTTGTTCCACAATCTGCAAGTACTATGCTCGATCTGCTTGCAGTTCCACCAGAAGAACGAAAACTAGCAAACATGAACAAGGAATCACGTATAAGACCCGGCACACAGATCAAGCTGCCGGCCTCACCACTGTTCAGAAAACACCAATAG
- the rplU gene encoding 50S ribosomal protein L21: MLAVVEQGSKQYLVRKGQVISVEKISAEPGKEVEISCVKCVLDEEARPHFGVGTVKAKVLAQERGEKLVIFKKRRRKNSRRRNGHRQYVTILRVTDVTL; encoded by the coding sequence ATGCTTGCAGTAGTTGAACAAGGGAGTAAACAGTACCTTGTCAGGAAAGGACAGGTTATCAGTGTGGAGAAGATCTCTGCTGAGCCAGGGAAAGAAGTTGAGATTTCTTGTGTGAAGTGCGTTCTTGACGAGGAGGCCAGGCCTCATTTTGGTGTTGGTACCGTTAAAGCCAAGGTTTTGGCACAAGAAAGGGGTGAGAAGCTTGTTATTTTCAAGAAGAGGCGCAGAAAAAATTCACGTAGGCGGAATGGGCATAGACAATATGTGACGATCCTCAGAGTCACGGATGTTACTTTGTAG
- the trmD gene encoding tRNA (guanosine(37)-N1)-methyltransferase TrmD: MRFVVLTMFPEVFPGPLGVSVIGRGLANGYWSLEVIPIRRFAVNSRVDDAPYGGGPGMVMRADVLGEAFEYANSTYQIKRRIFLSPRGTKFVQNSTANLVEADNVLLICGRFEGVDQRFLNYYNVEELSVGDYVLSGGEIAAMAVIDSCVRCIPGVLGNLQSLECESFVGSSLEYDHYTRPNSWKGLSVPEVLMSGNHRKISEWRVNSAATATGRNRPDLVEEES, from the coding sequence GTGCGCTTTGTCGTCCTGACAATGTTTCCAGAGGTTTTTCCTGGGCCTTTGGGCGTGTCTGTAATCGGTAGAGGGTTGGCCAATGGGTATTGGTCCCTTGAAGTGATTCCGATAAGGCGTTTTGCTGTGAATAGTCGCGTTGATGATGCTCCTTACGGTGGGGGACCTGGTATGGTGATGCGTGCCGATGTACTGGGAGAGGCGTTTGAGTATGCGAACTCCACCTATCAAATAAAGAGACGTATATTTCTCAGTCCTAGGGGTACGAAATTCGTACAGAACTCTACCGCTAATTTAGTGGAAGCTGATAATGTCCTGTTAATTTGTGGGCGCTTCGAAGGAGTTGACCAAAGATTCTTGAATTACTACAATGTTGAAGAGCTCAGTGTCGGTGATTACGTACTTTCTGGTGGTGAGATTGCTGCCATGGCGGTGATAGACAGTTGTGTCAGGTGTATTCCCGGGGTTTTGGGCAATCTGCAGAGTCTCGAGTGTGAGAGCTTTGTTGGTTCCTCGTTGGAGTACGACCATTATACGCGGCCGAACTCTTGGAAAGGATTGAGTGTCCCTGAGGTTCTTATGAGTGGGAACCACAGGAAGATAAGTGAGTGGAGGGTTAACTCCGCTGCAACCGCAACGGGTAGAAATAGGCCGGATTTGGTTGAAGAAGAAAGTTAG
- the recR gene encoding recombination mediator RecR, with protein MDKKIKALIKLAENLPGLGPKSARRIVLHLLKSRETTLIRFIDTMQLLYETIKHCELCGNLESESPCSICRSTKRSSDIVCVVEEITDLWAIEKAGVHNGRYHVLNGALSIVDGITPETLQIEKLKRRVSSGAVKELIIATNATVEGQTTAQYIVEVLKGTQVKLSFLAHGIPVGSEMDYLDEGTLGIAFANRRAV; from the coding sequence ATGGACAAGAAGATAAAAGCTCTAATAAAACTCGCTGAAAATTTACCAGGATTGGGACCCAAGTCAGCTAGGAGAATAGTCTTGCATTTATTGAAATCGAGGGAGACAACTTTAATTCGGTTTATCGATACGATGCAGCTTCTTTATGAGACTATCAAGCACTGTGAGCTGTGCGGAAATCTTGAAAGTGAATCACCGTGTTCAATTTGTAGAAGCACTAAAAGAAGCTCAGATATTGTATGCGTAGTCGAAGAGATTACTGATCTCTGGGCAATAGAAAAGGCCGGGGTACATAATGGAAGATATCATGTGCTAAATGGTGCATTATCCATTGTGGATGGTATTACTCCAGAAACGTTACAGATAGAAAAGTTAAAACGGAGAGTTTCTTCCGGAGCTGTAAAAGAGCTGATCATTGCTACCAACGCGACTGTAGAGGGTCAGACGACAGCACAATACATAGTCGAGGTTTTAAAAGGTACACAGGTAAAATTGTCGTTTTTAGCGCATGGCATACCTGTGGGCAGTGAGATGGATTATCTAGATGAGGGAACGCTAGGAATAGCATTCGCGAATCGGAGAGCTGTATAA
- a CDS encoding thioredoxin domain-containing protein gives MSYKLFLCGLVALISFSLAFSAPSSLHSDALKFNPRTVKLSENLLFPADLPIGGIDAPITIVDYSSFSCTHCKAAFERLILPTYEKYVRTGKVMLIMRDFPLDKLSFDASVFLGCYRKTIMPDDERVIKLITKLFDIGNGSKNKEDAGKAFDGIVSDSNLQGNTKEKFLSCVEDLGVKDDVLYSKLFGIKKIGIDGTPMIFINGERYTGPFKFSSFEKKIEKILNNSR, from the coding sequence ATGTCTTATAAGTTGTTTCTGTGCGGCTTAGTTGCTCTGATTTCTTTTTCGCTTGCTTTTTCTGCACCATCGTCCTTACACTCCGATGCATTAAAATTCAATCCTAGAACAGTTAAGCTAAGTGAAAACCTTCTTTTTCCCGCTGATCTACCTATAGGTGGTATAGATGCGCCCATTACTATAGTTGATTACTCGTCCTTCTCGTGTACACACTGCAAGGCTGCCTTTGAAAGGCTTATCCTGCCTACGTATGAAAAATACGTTAGGACGGGCAAAGTCATGCTAATCATGAGGGACTTTCCGCTTGATAAGTTGTCGTTCGATGCATCTGTTTTCCTTGGGTGCTATCGTAAAACCATAATGCCTGATGACGAACGCGTGATCAAACTAATAACAAAACTCTTTGATATCGGAAATGGCTCAAAAAACAAGGAAGATGCCGGAAAAGCGTTTGACGGTATTGTTTCGGATTCGAATCTTCAGGGGAACACAAAAGAGAAGTTTCTCTCCTGCGTGGAGGACCTTGGTGTCAAGGATGATGTTTTATATTCAAAGCTGTTCGGAATCAAGAAGATAGGTATTGACGGTACCCCGATGATTTTCATCAATGGTGAGAGGTACACGGGACCTTTTAAGTTTTCTTCTTTTGAGAAGAAGATAGAAAAGATCCTGAACAATAGCAGGTAA
- the rpmA gene encoding 50S ribosomal protein L27 encodes MATKKAGGSSSNGRDSIGKRLGVKKFGSERVIPGDIIVRQRGTKFHPGRNVGMGSDHTIFAMKSGSVSFSVGLRGRRFVHVV; translated from the coding sequence ATGGCAACGAAGAAAGCCGGTGGTAGTAGTAGCAACGGTAGAGACTCGATAGGTAAAAGGTTAGGTGTGAAGAAATTTGGCAGTGAGAGAGTAATTCCGGGTGACATAATAGTCAGGCAGCGCGGAACGAAGTTTCATCCTGGCAGAAATGTCGGAATGGGTAGCGATCATACCATTTTCGCTATGAAGTCTGGCTCTGTATCGTTTTCTGTCGGTCTCAGGGGTCGGCGTTTTGTTCACGTGGTATAG
- a CDS encoding DsbA family protein → MRTFLLVLALVAIAGLPFVSNWYYGHVKDSYAISQTEKVVEEYIKKNPEKILESVNQYRLAQFEEQQKQKEREMSELVVQHKNEVFDTRYPSFVAKNGKAALVEFFDASCGYCKLASQILLKLKRDYPNVTYTLRSLPILGQSSLVAAKYDTGVFLFMKEKGIQDSKYSDFHSKLMAHEGVYTPEVVKEILSGISLDPQEVLKFIEENEGEISGMVEATVQLAQKLRLEGTPVFIVGDKIVQGVNEAGLREMLEKVS, encoded by the coding sequence ATGAGAACCTTTTTGTTGGTACTTGCACTTGTTGCTATAGCGGGTCTTCCTTTTGTGTCGAATTGGTATTACGGGCACGTCAAGGACTCTTATGCGATCTCACAAACAGAGAAGGTCGTGGAAGAGTACATAAAGAAGAATCCAGAAAAGATACTAGAGTCCGTAAATCAGTATCGTCTTGCACAGTTTGAGGAACAACAAAAACAGAAAGAGCGGGAAATGAGCGAGTTGGTGGTTCAGCACAAAAACGAGGTTTTTGACACTCGTTATCCATCCTTTGTTGCAAAAAATGGAAAGGCTGCCTTGGTTGAATTCTTCGATGCTTCGTGTGGTTATTGTAAGCTCGCCTCACAAATTTTGCTGAAGTTAAAACGTGATTACCCGAACGTCACGTACACTCTGAGGAGTTTGCCTATTCTTGGACAGAGCTCGTTGGTTGCTGCAAAATATGATACCGGGGTTTTTCTTTTTATGAAGGAGAAAGGCATTCAAGATTCGAAGTACTCTGATTTTCATTCCAAGCTAATGGCTCATGAGGGTGTTTACACACCAGAGGTCGTCAAAGAAATACTGTCTGGAATCAGCCTTGATCCACAAGAAGTATTGAAATTCATCGAGGAAAATGAGGGTGAAATCTCCGGTATGGTCGAGGCAACCGTACAACTTGCACAAAAATTGCGACTAGAGGGAACACCCGTATTTATCGTTGGTGATAAGATAGTGCAGGGTGTAAATGAGGCTGGACTTCGCGAGATGCTCGAAAAGGTATCATAA
- the rplS gene encoding 50S ribosomal protein L19, with product MGILAKFNEAQRKALSEGRNYPEFRAGYTMSVEFYVQGTSGRTQVFKGLCIGKSNKGVHSSFTLRKLSVHDVYVERTFRLYWPSIKSISVEREGKVRRAKLYYIRALTGKATRIRKEYRS from the coding sequence ATGGGTATCTTAGCTAAATTTAATGAGGCTCAGAGGAAAGCTCTTTCTGAAGGTAGGAACTATCCCGAATTCAGAGCTGGTTACACTATGAGTGTAGAGTTTTATGTCCAAGGTACCTCTGGACGTACTCAAGTTTTTAAGGGTCTTTGTATTGGAAAGAGTAACAAGGGTGTGCATTCTTCTTTCACTTTGCGTAAGCTCTCTGTGCACGATGTTTATGTCGAGCGTACCTTTCGTTTGTACTGGCCTTCAATCAAGTCCATTTCGGTTGAGAGAGAGGGTAAAGTGAGAAGGGCTAAGCTTTACTATATTAGGGCTCTAACTGGAAAGGCAACGAGAATAAGGAAAGAATATCGTAGTTAA